One genomic window of Pempheris klunzingeri isolate RE-2024b chromosome 12, fPemKlu1.hap1, whole genome shotgun sequence includes the following:
- the LOC139211282 gene encoding neuropeptide Y receptor type 4-2-like gives MSSPSTTALPLPFNSSTSPHLLPWEEGRTGRESVQKWLRNKSQLLSELAVLGHDEQCPMSPVITACLVVCYSITMVLGLVGNIGLICIIARRREKVNVTSIFIFNLSFSDILVCVFCLPFTVIYTLMDHWVFGSLLCRLVPFIQCVSVTVSVLSLVFIALERHQLIINPSGWKPSLPQAYIALVLIWIVACFTSSPFLAYQLLTNEPYANVILPQSPLHHQASPQAYLNASPPPPVSNTSKNSSALPNSYRTLFSYTPTSPHMEACLEHWPSHQHRLAFTTWLVLFQYCGPLLLVLLCYVRVFVRLRHRKDMLDRARTPESQRMTHSRRINIMLVAVITAFALCWLPLTVFNVVSDWNQDALPICHHNLLFSLCHLLAMSSTCINPIIYGFLNSNFRQEVREVLLHCRCSPLEEECERFPMSTVHMEVSRTSVPLNCRSNSV, from the coding sequence ATGTCTTCTCCGTCAACGACAGCTCTGCCTCTGCCCTTCAACAGCTCCACCTCTCCGCATCTCCTGCCGTGGGAGGAGGGAAGAACCGGCCGTGAGTCCGTGCAGAAGTGGTTGAGGAATAAGAGCCAGCTGCTCTCAGAGCTCGCCGTCCTCGGACACGATGAGCAGTGCCCCATGTCTCCTGTCATCACGGCCTGTCTGGTGGTGTGTTACAGCATCACAATGGTGCTGGGGCTGGTGGGGAACATCGGCCTCATCTGCATCATCGCCCGTCGCAGAGAAAAAGTCAACGTCACCAGCATTTTCATCTTCAACCTGTCATTCTCTGACATTCTGGTTTGTGTCTTCTGCCTCCCTTTCACTGTCATATACACGCTGATGGACCACTGGGTGTTTGGGTCGCTGTTGTGCCGGCTGGTGCCGTTCAtccagtgtgtgtctgtgaccgTGTCTGTGCTGTCGCTGGTGTTCATCGCTCTGGAAAGACATCAGCTCATCATCAACCCCTCCGGGTGGAAGCCGAGCCTTCCTCAGGCCTACATCGCGCTAGTTCTCATTTGGATTGTGGCCTGCTTCACCTCCTCACCTTTCTTGGCTTATCAGCTCCTCACAAATGAGCCTTACGCCAATGTAATCCTGCCACAGTCCCCACTCCACCACCAAGCCTCTCCTCAGGCTTATCTCAATgcatctccacctccacctgtttCCAACACATCCAAAAACTCATCTGCGCTTCCAAACTCATACCGCACGCTCTTTTCTTATACCCCAACTTCTCCACACATGGAGGCCTGTCTGGAGCACTGGCCTTCCCACCAGCACCGGCTTGCTTTCACCACGTGGCTGGTGCTGTTCCAGTACTGCGGCCCACTACTGCTGGTCCTGCTCTGTTATGTCAGAGTTTTCGTGCGCCTTCGCCACCGCAAAGACATGCTGGACCGTGCCAGGACCCCAGAGAGCCAGCGCATGACCCACAGCCGCCGCATCAACATCATGCTGGTGGCCGTCATAACGGCCTtcgctctctgctggctgcccCTCACCGTCTTCAACGTGGTCTCAGACTGGAACCAGGACGCTCTGCCCATCTGCCACCACAACCTGCTGTTCTCCCTCTGCCACCTGCTGGCCATGTCCTCCACATGCATTAACCCCATCATCTACGGCTTCCTCAACTCCAACTTTCGGcaggaggtgagagaggtgcTCCTGCACTG
- the msmb gene encoding beta-microseminoprotein — protein sequence MASLRVFVCLLGLVVLCHSDCFFEELVIKDLRSPPQGCVDKDGKQHGFGSEWVRDCMACSCSMEGLSCCSKIPDADTVDIPANCELVVNKEACSAKVVLKSDTTKECSPV from the exons ATG GCTTCTCTCCGTGTGTTCGTTTGTCTGCTGGGACTGGTCGTCCTGTGTCACTCTGACTGCTTCTTCGAGGAGTTAGTGATAAAAGATCTGAGAAGCCCTCCACAAG GGTGTGTGGATAAGGATGGAAAGCAGCATGGTTTTGGCTCTGAATGGGTGAGAGACTGCATGGCGTGCTCTTGTTCGATGGAAGgtttgagctgctgcagcaa GATCCCTGACGCAGACACAGTAGACATTCCTGCGAACTGCGAGCTGGTAGTGAATAAGGAGGCCTGCTCTGCCAAGGTGGTGCTGAAGTCCGACACGACAAAAGAGTGTAGCCCCGTATGA
- the LOC139210976 gene encoding sphingomyelin synthase-related protein 1-like gives MAQSEDSLSAWSCKQVAHWLQEEGFGEYVELLCTQHRLDGLSLLALTEADLRGPPMGLTVLGDIKRLTIAIRRLQRQNQAQLEELGLTDRRTDGLPAGLSLGTAGVEWSCDGANRRFNGGERSCNGTELRLRNGDRSGYSSGAALCHTHSNGRCRQHLAGRLDPEVWKTVISSLYVFFVFGFTSFVMVIVHERVPDTRTYPPLPDIFLDSVPRIPWAFAMAEACGLILCYMFLLILLLHKHRSILFRRLCSLMGTVFLLRCCTMFVTSLSVPGQHLKCASKTYSDTLGKIQRALAIWSGFGMTLTGVQTCGDYMFSGHTVVITLLNFFVTEYTPRTWNLIHTISWVLNLFGIFFILAAHEHYSIDVFIAFYITTRLFLYYHTLANTRAYQQSRRARIWFPMFSFFECNVNGPVPNQYHWPFNKPVIMKTLIG, from the exons ATGGCACAGTCAGAGGACTCTCTGAGCGCCTGGAGCTGTAAGCAGGTGGCCCACTGGCTGCAGGAAGAAGGCTTCGGGGAGTACGTGGAGTTATTGTGCACCCAGCACCGCCTGGACggcctcagcctgctggctCTGACTGAGGCCGACCTGCGCGGGCCTCCGATGGGCCTCACCGTGCTGGGCGACATCAAGAGGCTGACCATAGCCATCCGCCGGCTCCAGAGACAGAACCAGgcccagctggaggagctgggtctgacagacagacggacagacggtcTCCCCGCCGGGCTCTCGCTGGGCACCGCAGGCGTCGAGTGGAGCTGTGACGGAGCCAACAGGAGGTTTAACGGAGGCGAACGCTCCTGTAACGGGACTGAGCTGCGGCTGAGGAACGGTGATAGATCTGGATACAGCTCAGGAGCagctctgtgtcacacacactccaacgGCAGGTGTAGGCAGCACCTGGCCGGTCGATTGGACCCGGAGGTGTGGAAGACGGTTATCAGTTCCCTGTATGTGTTCTTCGTGTTTGGATTCACATCTTTTGTCATGGTCATCGTGCACGAGCGTGTGCCGGACACGAGGACGTACCCACCCCTGCCTGACATATTCCTGGACAG TGTTCCCAGAATCCCGTGGGCTTTTGCAATGGCTGAAGCCTGCGGCCTCATCCTGTGTTACATGTTTCTGTTGATCCTGCTCCTTCACAAACACAG gTCCATTCTCTTCAGACGGCTGTGCTCTTTGATGGGAACTGTGTTTCTGCTCCGTTGTTGCACCATGTTTGTCACCTCGCTCTCTGTGCCTGGGCAGCACCTCAAGTGTGCTAGTAAG ACGTACAGTGATACCTTGGGGAAGATACAGAGGGCGCTGGCGATCTGGAGTGGATTTGGGATGACGCTGACCGGCGTCCAAACATGTGGAGACTACATGTTCAGTGGACACACTGTTGTCATCACATTGCTCAACTTTTTTGTGACTGAAT ACACTCCACGAACCTGGAATCTGATTCACACCATCTCCTGGGTGTTAAACCTGTTTGGGATCTTCTTCATCCTGGCGGCTCACGAGCACTACTCCATCGACGTGTTCATCGCCTTCTACATCACCACCCGCCTGTTCCTCTACTACCACACCTTAGCCAACACTCGTGCCTACCAGCAGAGCCGGAGAGCGCGCATTTGGTTCCCCATGTTTTCCTTCTTTGAGTGCAATGTGAATGGACCCGTCCCCAACCAGTATCACTGGCCCTTCAACAAACCTGTCATCATGAAAACTCTGATTGGATAG
- the LOC139210979 gene encoding dual specificity protein phosphatase 13A-like isoform X3, translating to MTDTKPTTGAACDPQDSEQRNVGGTDPEEEEKCTCATEDSQREIPSLQELEEVLHSAPRSCRHADEVWPNLYLGDMFMSHDKLGLWQLGVTHVLNAAHGKLCCKGSDDFYGTTVKYYGVPANDLPTFDLSPFFYPAAEFIHQALTSGGAVSCHTSSEGRGTEQKDAA from the exons ATGACTGACACGAAACCAACCACGGGTGCTGCATGTGATCCTCAAGACTCAGAGCAGAGAAATGTCGGTGGCACAGAcccagaagaggaggaaaagtgcACGTGTGCCACAGAGGATTCACAGAGGGAGATCCCGtctctgcaggagctggaggaggtttTACATTCAGCTCCACGCTCCTGTCGCCACGCAGACGAGGTGTGGCCGAACCTCTACCTGGGAGACAT GTTCATGTCCCACGACAAGCTGGGGCTGTGGCAGCTGGGCGTCACTCATGTGCTGAATGCAGCGCACGGAAAACTCTGCTGTAAGGGCAGCGACGATTTTTATGGAACCACAGTGAAATACTACGGAGTCCCGGCAAACGACCTGCCCACGTTTGACCTTTCACCTTTTTTCTACCCTGCTGCTGAGTTCATTCACCAGGCTTTGACGTCAGGAGGTGCCGTGAGCTGCCACACATCTTCAGAG ggcCGTGGCACAGAACAGAAAGACGCTGCATAA
- the LOC139210979 gene encoding dual specificity protein phosphatase 13A-like isoform X1: MTDTKPTTGAACDPQDSEQRNVGGTDPEEEEKCTCATEDSQREIPSLQELEEVLHSAPRSCRHADEVWPNLYLGDMFMSHDKLGLWQLGVTHVLNAAHGKLCCKGSDDFYGTTVKYYGVPANDLPTFDLSPFFYPAAEFIHQALTSGGKVFVHCAVGVSRSAALVLAYLMIHHRLSLMASARCVQQKRWIFPNRGFQRQLIALDRKLHDERLKEAK; this comes from the exons ATGACTGACACGAAACCAACCACGGGTGCTGCATGTGATCCTCAAGACTCAGAGCAGAGAAATGTCGGTGGCACAGAcccagaagaggaggaaaagtgcACGTGTGCCACAGAGGATTCACAGAGGGAGATCCCGtctctgcaggagctggaggaggtttTACATTCAGCTCCACGCTCCTGTCGCCACGCAGACGAGGTGTGGCCGAACCTCTACCTGGGAGACAT GTTCATGTCCCACGACAAGCTGGGGCTGTGGCAGCTGGGCGTCACTCATGTGCTGAATGCAGCGCACGGAAAACTCTGCTGTAAGGGCAGCGACGATTTTTATGGAACCACAGTGAAATACTACGGAGTCCCGGCAAACGACCTGCCCACGTTTGACCTTTCACCTTTTTTCTACCCTGCTGCTGAGTTCATTCACCAGGCTTTGACGTCAGGAG GAAAGGTGTTTGTGCACTGTGCCGTGGGTGTGAGTCGCTCGGCTGCGTTGGTCCTAGCCTATCTGATGATTCATCACCGCCTCAGTCTTATGGCCTCTGCACGCTGTGTGCAACAGAAACGCTGGATTTTCCCAAACAGAGGCTTCCAGCGACAGCTCATAGCCCTCGACCGAAAACTGCATGACGAAAGGTTGAAGgaggcaaaataa
- the LOC139210979 gene encoding dual specificity protein phosphatase 13A-like isoform X2 codes for MSGSSQPRDLVLIKELELILDSCTLELTPVDEVWPNLYIGNVAVAQNRKTLHKLGITHVLNAAHSKQGSIGDQSFYGNTCVYFGIPAEDSDHFDLSLYFKPAADFIHKALKSKDGKVLVHCIMGVSRSATLVLVYLMLRQRLPLRDALRRVVQKRAVFPNQNFLSLLLKLDEQLTVRRRLCPLL; via the exons ATGTCAGGGAGCAGCCAGCCACGGGACCTGGTGCTCATAAAGGAGCTAGAGCTCATCTTGGATTCCTGCACGCTGGAGCTCACACCAGTGGACGAAGTCTGGCCCAACCTGTACATAGGAAATGT ggcCGTGGCACAGAACAGAAAGACGCTGCATAAGCTCGGCATCACTCATGTCCTGAACGCAGCGCACTCAAAGCAGGGCAGCATTGGTGATCAGAGTTTTTACGGGAACACGTGTGTTTACTTTGGCATCCCGGCAGAGGATTCAGACCACTTTGACCTCAGCCTGTACTTCAAACCTGCGGCCGACTTCATCCATAAAGCCCTGAAGAGCAAAGATG GAAAAGTGCTGGTGCACTGCATCATGGGCGTAAGCCGGTCGGCCACTCTGGTGCTGGTGTACCTGATGCTGCGGCAGCGTCTCCCTCTCAGAGACGCTCTGAGGCGAGTCGTCCAAAAAAGAGCCGTTTTCCCAAACCAGaacttcctgtctctcctcctcaagCTGGATGAACAGCTGACAGTCAGACGGAGGCTGTGTCCTCTTCTCTGA
- the LOC139211283 gene encoding uncharacterized protein, giving the protein MSLRDPPYEPPSVSELQEFLLANRRPTGHVNQVWPNLFIGNEVAARDKGALHSLGITHIVNAAHRPPNTGPHFYVNTGPRFYRDMPVDYYGVEADDAVEFILSPFFYPTARYIRAALAMGGRVFVHCLMGVSRSATLVLAFLMIVEGLRLQEAATAVRQHRDICPNPGFLLQLRSLDMRLERERRRRRQAQALGHSTQREETPSLTELRQILWMNRKPVAPVSQVWPNLFIGDESVARDKNTLSSLGVTHILNAAAGRQRINTGQRFYSDLDVVYLGVEAADHPDFNLRPFFNPAAQFIDEGLKRNGKVFVHCAMGVSRSGALVLAYLLLCQGLSLVEAIIAVRLNRDIGPNSGFLEQLRQLELEPQCTEQTEEEGTDSSLKEIMSRSRNPYAAVQVDPDSDYITPGTLDLEQLFWSGTGAQYAHVNQVWPCIYIGDEKTALERPGLKDLGITHVLNAAEGKWNNVLTGADYYKDMDIQYHGVEADDKPTFNISQYFCPAAQFIHEALSSPQNKVLVHCVMGRSRSAALVLAYLMMEHSLSVVDAIEHVRQRRCILPNHGFLKQLRALDITLQEERLRQRRDQQHTIDK; this is encoded by the exons atgtCTCTTAGGGATCCACCATATGAACCTCCGTCTGtctcagagctgcaggagtTCCTGCTGGCAAATAGACGCCCCACTGGACATGTCAATCAAGTGTGGCCTAACCTTTTCATAGGCAACGA GGTTGCGGCTCGTGACAAGGGCGCTCTCCACAGTCTGGGCATAACTCACATTGTGAATGCTGCTCACAGACCCCCCAACACCGGCCCCCATTTCTACGTCAACACGGGCCCACGTTTCTACAGAGACATGCCAGTGGATTATTATGGGGTGGAGGCTGATGATGCCGTAGAGTTTATCCTCAGTCCTTTCTTTTACCCAACAGCACGATACATCAGAGCTGCACTGGCCATGGGAG GACGGGTGTTTGTCCACTGTCTGATGGGTGTGAGCCGCTCTGCCACGCTGGTGCTGGCCTTCCTGATGATTGTTGAGGGCCTGAGGCTGCAGGAGGCGGCGACTGCCGTCAGGCAACACAGAGACATCTGTCCCAACCCaggcttcctgctgcagctccgcAGTCTCGACATGCgtctggagagggagaggaggaggagacgacaGGCACAAGCACT TGGTCATTCAACCCAGAGGGAGGAAACACCATCTCTGACAGAGCTGAGGCAAATTCTTTGGATGAACAGGAAGCCAGTGGCACCTGTCAGTCAAGTCTGGCCAAACCTGTTCATTGGAGACGA gtctgtggcacgagataaaaacacactctcaTCTCTGGGTGTAACTCACATACTTAATGCTGCAGCGGGCCGACAGCGGATCAACACGGGTCAGCGCTTCTACAGTGACCTCGACGTGGTGTACCTCGGCGTTGAAGCTGCAGACCATCCGGATTTTAACCTTCGACCTTTCTTCAACCCCGCTGCACAGTTCATAGACGAAGGCCTGAAGCGAAACG GGAAGGTGTTTGTGCACTGTGCCATGGGAGTCAGTCGCTCTGGAGCGCTGGTTCTAGCGTATCTTCTGCTCTGCCAGGGCCTGTCGTTGGTGGAGGCCATCATCGCCGTGCGTCTGAACCGAGACATTGGACCCAACTCTGGATTTCTGGAGCAGCTAAggcagctggagctggagcctcAGTGCACGGaacagacggaggaggagggcaCCGACTCATC GCTGAAGGAAA TCATGTCCAGAAGCAGGAACCCGTACGCGGCGGTGCAGGTTGACCCGGACAGCGACTACATCACCCCGGGAACCTTAGACCTGGAGCAGCTGTTCTGGAGCGGCACCGGGGCCCAGTATGCACACGTCAACCAGGTCTGGCCCTGCATCTACATCGGGGATGA gaaaacagctcTGGAGCGGCCTGGTTTGAAGGACCTGGGGATCACACATGTCCTAAATGCAGCAGAGGGAAAGTGGAACAACGTGCTGACTGGTGCAGATTACTACAAAGACATGGACATCCAGTACCACGGCGTGGAGGCTGATGACAAACCAACCTTCAACATCTCCCAGTACTTCTGCCCTGCAGCCCAGTTCATCCACGAGGCCCTCAGCAGCCCACAGA ACAAGGTGCTGGTGCACTGCGTGATGGGCCGGAGCAGGTCAGCGGCCCTGGTCTTGGCGTACCTGATGATGGAGCACAGTTTATCGGTGGTGGACGCTATTGAGCACGTGCGACAGCGCCGCTGCATCCTTCCCAATCACGGCTTCCTGAAGCAGCTCCGAGCGCTGGACATCACGTTACAGGAGGAGAGGCTGAGACAAAGAAGAGACCAACAGCACACAATAGATAAATAA